A genomic segment from Gammaproteobacteria bacterium encodes:
- a CDS encoding antibiotic biosynthesis monooxygenase has translation MHVTLVNVQVKPDRVEDFIAATRANHEASVQESGNRRFDVLQSADDRTRFVLYEAYASADDAVMHKQTPHYRQWRDTVADWMASPRAGISYKGLFPFG, from the coding sequence ATGCATGTGACTTTGGTGAATGTTCAAGTTAAGCCGGACCGTGTCGAAGATTTCATCGCCGCGACACGCGCAAACCATGAGGCATCGGTCCAAGAATCCGGGAATCGACGTTTCGATGTCCTGCAATCGGCGGATGATCGTACCCGTTTCGTTCTTTATGAAGCCTACGCCAGTGCCGACGATGCGGTGATGCATAAACAAACGCCGCATTACCGCCAATGGCGCGATACGGTCGCCGATTGGATGGCGAGCCCGCGTGCCGGAATATCTTATAAGGGGCTTTTCCCATTCGGTTGA
- the rpoH gene encoding RNA polymerase sigma factor RpoH: MTYALPIALDLRPERGLSAYVRTVNAVPVLSVEEERHLARRLHKYNDLDAARQLILANLRHVVRIARGFSGYGLPQADLIQEGNVGLMKAVKHYDPAHEVRLMSFAVHWIRAEIYDYVLRNWRIVKVATTKAQRKLFFNLRKSRERLGWMRRGEVDALAENLDVAPETVQEMESRMASVDVPFDGEVETDDDTFHAAPSGYLQDMRYNPEVVATKSSQENARDEQLKSALSSLDTRSRDIIQRRWLDEQKPTLHDLAREYGVSAERIRQIEAKALTVMKDKLIA, translated from the coding sequence ATGACGTACGCTTTACCAATCGCCCTTGATTTACGCCCTGAACGAGGGCTGTCTGCCTACGTGCGGACAGTTAATGCCGTCCCGGTATTGAGCGTCGAAGAAGAGCGTCATCTTGCCCGACGCCTACACAAGTACAACGATCTCGACGCCGCGCGCCAATTAATTCTCGCCAACCTGCGCCATGTGGTTCGCATTGCCCGCGGGTTTTCCGGCTACGGCCTGCCACAGGCAGACCTCATCCAAGAAGGCAATGTCGGCTTGATGAAGGCGGTAAAACATTACGATCCTGCGCATGAAGTTCGGCTAATGTCGTTCGCGGTTCATTGGATTCGCGCGGAAATTTACGACTACGTACTGCGCAATTGGCGCATTGTCAAAGTGGCGACCACCAAAGCGCAGCGCAAGCTGTTCTTCAACTTGCGCAAGTCGCGTGAACGCCTCGGTTGGATGCGGCGCGGCGAAGTTGATGCGCTAGCGGAGAATCTCGACGTAGCGCCAGAGACTGTGCAGGAAATGGAATCGCGCATGGCGAGTGTCGACGTTCCGTTCGACGGCGAAGTCGAAACCGATGACGACACCTTTCACGCCGCTCCTTCGGGTTATCTGCAAGACATGCGCTACAACCCGGAAGTGGTGGCGACTAAATCGAGCCAAGAGAACGCGCGCGATGAACAGCTGAAATCGGCACTGTCATCGCTCGATACGCGCTCGCGCGACATCATTCAACGCCGCTGGCTCGATGAGCAAAAACCGACGTTACACGACTTGGCGCGTGAATACGGCGTCTCCGCCGAGCGAATCCGCCAAATCGAAGCGAAGGCGCTGACAGTGATGAAGGACAAGCTCATCGCTTAG
- a CDS encoding type VI secretion system tube protein Hcp, with protein MSIFMNYEGIKGESSDSGHSQWIDIDRLSWGVGRKVTSASSTTGDRESNNAVITDLTLTRRVDSATPKFFLESCCGTGKKVTLHLTKTGQGSGADIYLEYILKNAVISQYNVDATSNSSERPLERMVLSFVEIEVKYTPYDQNGEALSPTAVGFNTATNSKK; from the coding sequence ATGTCGATTTTCATGAACTACGAAGGCATCAAAGGGGAAAGCTCGGATTCCGGGCACAGTCAATGGATCGACATCGACCGGCTCAGCTGGGGCGTCGGCCGTAAAGTCACGTCCGCGTCATCGACCACCGGCGACCGCGAATCGAACAACGCCGTCATCACCGACCTCACCCTCACCCGCCGCGTCGACAGCGCCACGCCGAAATTCTTCTTAGAATCGTGCTGCGGCACCGGAAAGAAAGTCACCCTCCATCTGACCAAGACCGGCCAAGGCTCGGGCGCCGACATCTATCTCGAATACATCCTAAAGAACGCCGTCATCAGCCAATACAACGTCGACGCCACCAGCAACAGCAGCGAGCGCCCGTTAGAGCGAATGGTATTGAGCTTCGTCGAGATCGAAGTGAAATACACCCCGTACGACCAAAACGGCGAAGCCCTATCGCCGACCGCCGTCGGCTTCAACACCGCGACCAATAGCAAGAAGTAA
- the ftsE gene encoding cell division ATP-binding protein FtsE, translating to MIEFNYVFKRYPGEYDALKNISFKIERGEMAFITGHSGAGKTTLLKLLSLIERPTRGQAMVNGKNLGKLSRWSVPHFRRQVGIVFQNYKLLFDRSVYDNVALPLFVTGVEPREIGKRVRAALDKVGLLDKERLNPIMLSGGEQQRVGIARAIVHRPALLLADEPTGNLDQALSDEILDLFIDFNRHGVTVLIATHDQHLIARARKRVLTLNHGELTHDSDPASSRHAADRLGTA from the coding sequence ATGATCGAATTTAACTACGTCTTCAAACGCTACCCGGGCGAGTACGACGCGCTCAAAAATATCAGCTTCAAGATCGAGCGCGGCGAGATGGCGTTCATCACCGGTCACTCCGGCGCCGGTAAAACCACGCTGCTCAAGCTGCTGAGCTTGATCGAGCGGCCGACCCGCGGGCAGGCCATGGTCAACGGCAAAAATCTCGGCAAGCTGAGCCGCTGGAGTGTGCCGCATTTCCGCCGCCAGGTCGGCATCGTCTTTCAGAATTACAAATTGCTGTTCGACCGCAGCGTTTACGACAACGTCGCGTTGCCGCTGTTTGTGACGGGCGTCGAACCGCGCGAAATCGGCAAGCGCGTGCGCGCCGCGCTCGACAAGGTCGGGTTGCTCGATAAAGAGCGGCTCAATCCAATTATGTTATCGGGCGGTGAACAACAACGCGTCGGCATCGCCCGCGCCATCGTTCATCGGCCGGCACTGCTGCTGGCGGACGAACCGACCGGTAATCTCGATCAGGCGCTGTCCGACGAGATCCTCGACTTGTTTATCGATTTCAATCGCCATGGCGTAACGGTATTGATCGCCACGCACGACCAGCACCTGATTGCGCGGGCGCGCAAACGCGTGCTGACGCTCAATCACGGCGAGCTGACACACGATTCGGACCCGGCGTCGTCGCGCCATGCCGCTGACCGTTTAGGGACCGCTTGA
- the ftsY gene encoding signal recognition particle-docking protein FtsY has translation MTESGNQALNSPNEPTTVKRPGLFARLRDKLAATKQTLSEGLGDLLRVKRALDQDLIDDIETALLRADVGVETTQTLIDDLSRRLSRKELADADAAYRVLRQHILAIVQPASRPLTIPKDGRPYTIMVVGVNGVGKTTTIGKIAARLKQDGHRVMLAAGDTFRAAAVEQLKVWGQRVDTPVIAQHTGADAAAVAHDAINAARSRQVDVLIVDTAGRQHTHGGLMEELKKIRRVLGKVDPSAPHEVLMVLDAGTGQNALAQLKAFREAVGVTGLVLTKLDGTAKGGIVIAIAKQSGLPIRYIGVGETSDDLQDFDAAAFVDALLPETL, from the coding sequence TTGACTGAATCCGGTAATCAAGCGTTGAACTCACCGAACGAACCAACGACCGTAAAACGACCCGGGCTGTTCGCGCGTCTGCGCGACAAGCTGGCGGCGACCAAACAAACTCTGAGCGAGGGCCTCGGCGATTTACTGCGCGTGAAGCGCGCACTCGACCAAGACCTCATCGATGACATCGAAACCGCGCTACTACGCGCCGATGTCGGCGTCGAAACGACGCAAACGCTGATTGACGACTTGAGTCGGCGACTATCGCGCAAAGAACTGGCCGATGCTGATGCCGCGTACCGCGTGCTTCGACAACACATCTTGGCCATTGTTCAACCCGCGAGCCGCCCGCTCACCATACCGAAAGACGGGCGGCCCTATACGATCATGGTGGTCGGTGTTAATGGCGTTGGCAAAACGACCACCATCGGCAAAATCGCCGCTCGCCTGAAACAAGATGGTCACCGGGTGATGCTAGCCGCCGGCGATACGTTCCGCGCGGCCGCGGTCGAGCAGCTCAAGGTGTGGGGCCAGCGCGTCGATACCCCTGTTATCGCGCAACACACCGGCGCCGACGCTGCTGCCGTCGCCCATGATGCGATCAATGCCGCCCGCAGCCGCCAAGTCGATGTGCTGATCGTCGACACCGCCGGCCGCCAACATACGCATGGCGGACTGATGGAAGAGCTCAAAAAAATCCGGCGTGTACTCGGCAAAGTCGACCCGAGCGCACCGCATGAGGTGCTCATGGTACTCGACGCCGGCACCGGCCAGAACGCACTGGCGCAGCTCAAAGCATTCCGCGAAGCCGTCGGCGTCACCGGGCTGGTGTTGACCAAGCTCGATGGCACCGCCAAGGGCGGGATCGTTATCGCCATTGCCAAGCAATCCGGGCTACCGATCCGCTACATCGGCGTCGGCGAGACGTCCGATGATCTGCAGGATTTCGACGCCGCCGCGTTCGTCGATGCGTTGTTGCCGGAAACATTGTGA
- a CDS encoding insulinase family protein gives MIFNNKKWWVGLCLLLLSNVALAVPKIEHWTLDNGVRVLFVRTTELPLMQLHIAFDAASSRDPEGKHGVALLTNSMLRQGAGSLNADQIASGFERLGAEYGDSAERDMAVIELRSLSDPKLLNPALDLLAQLLGQPSFPPEALERERARTLIGLQQQQQSPEVIADQTFMRLVYGNHPYAHDPLGTAESLRAISRADLAAHHARYYVGSNAWLAMVGNASVSEAKEIAKRALGRLPRGELAPPLPNVVSMDSRRQVVSFPAQQTHVRFGHVAISRDDPDFFPLVVGNYTLGGGGLVSRLADEVREKRGYSYSVYSYFQPMRVPGPFAIGLQTKNVQRDDAINVARQVLADFVEHGPTPAELESAKRHLTGSFPLRLDSNQKIAENLAYIGFYGLPLNYLDQYIAKIEAVTAEQIRAAFKRHVDLQRAITVVVGGNP, from the coding sequence ATGATATTCAATAATAAAAAATGGTGGGTCGGTCTGTGCTTGTTGTTGCTGAGTAATGTCGCGCTGGCAGTGCCGAAGATTGAACATTGGACGCTCGACAATGGCGTGCGGGTGTTGTTTGTGCGTACGACCGAGTTGCCGCTGATGCAATTGCACATCGCGTTCGATGCCGCCAGCAGTCGTGACCCGGAGGGCAAGCATGGCGTCGCATTGTTAACCAATTCCATGCTGCGGCAGGGCGCCGGCAGTTTGAATGCCGATCAAATCGCCAGCGGCTTCGAACGGCTCGGTGCGGAATACGGCGATAGTGCCGAGCGCGACATGGCAGTCATCGAGTTGCGTAGCTTGTCGGATCCAAAGCTGCTCAATCCAGCGCTCGATCTGCTGGCGCAGCTGCTCGGCCAACCGAGCTTTCCACCGGAAGCACTTGAACGCGAGCGCGCGCGGACGTTAATCGGGTTACAGCAGCAACAACAATCGCCGGAGGTGATCGCCGATCAGACGTTTATGCGTTTGGTTTATGGCAACCATCCGTATGCACACGACCCGTTAGGCACGGCCGAATCGCTGCGCGCTATTTCGCGTGCCGATCTGGCGGCGCACCACGCGCGTTACTACGTCGGTAGTAACGCCTGGCTCGCCATGGTCGGCAACGCTAGCGTGAGTGAGGCGAAGGAGATCGCTAAGCGCGCGCTCGGTCGTCTGCCGCGCGGTGAGCTGGCACCGCCGTTGCCGAACGTAGTGTCGATGGACAGCCGGCGCCAAGTCGTCAGCTTTCCGGCACAGCAGACGCATGTGCGTTTCGGCCATGTCGCCATCAGTCGCGACGATCCGGATTTTTTCCCGCTCGTAGTGGGCAACTACACGCTCGGTGGCGGCGGTTTGGTGTCGCGACTGGCGGATGAAGTGCGGGAAAAGCGTGGCTACTCGTACAGCGTCTACAGTTACTTTCAGCCGATGCGCGTGCCCGGGCCGTTTGCCATCGGCCTGCAAACGAAGAACGTGCAACGCGATGATGCAATCAATGTCGCCCGCCAAGTTTTGGCCGATTTTGTCGAGCACGGACCGACGCCGGCCGAGCTCGAATCGGCCAAGCGACATTTGACCGGTAGCTTCCCGTTGCGGCTCGATAGCAATCAGAAGATTGCCGAGAACCTCGCCTACATCGGCTTTTACGGATTGCCGCTCAACTATCTCGACCAATACATCGCTAAGATCGAAGCGGTCACGGCTGAGCAGATCCGCGCGGCGTTCAAACGCCATGTCGACTTGCAGCGCGCGATCACGGTTGTCGTCGGTGGCAACCCGTAA
- the csrA gene encoding carbon storage regulator CsrA — translation MLVLTRRIGETLNIGDNVQVMVLGIDHNQTRIGIAAPKNIPVHRVEVYERIKKELEANAMANA, via the coding sequence ATGTTGGTTCTAACGAGACGGATAGGCGAGACGTTGAACATCGGCGATAACGTGCAGGTCATGGTGTTGGGCATCGATCACAATCAGACACGTATAGGTATTGCCGCACCGAAAAATATTCCGGTGCATCGTGTCGAGGTATACGAACGAATCAAGAAGGAGCTTGAGGCGAATGCGATGGCTAATGCTTAG
- the rsmD gene encoding 16S rRNA (guanine(966)-N(2))-methyltransferase RsmD yields the protein MSTCSARSRLSSVATRKSARGPRQKNYPGEIRIIGGRWRSRRLPVLVSDGLRPTPDRVRETLFNWLTPYVPGARCLDLFAGTGALCLEALSRGAANVVMVEHSPEAARQLRANVERLPATDATVVALDALEYLAGSPTVFDIVFLDPPFAVAESMLKSCSVRLVQGWMKPGGLVYVEAPAELALPLPTEWEPIKSKVAGQVGYHLLRLPSSYT from the coding sequence ATGTCGACTTGCAGCGCGCGATCACGGTTGTCGTCGGTGGCAACCCGTAAATCGGCGCGCGGTCCGCGCCAAAAAAATTATCCCGGCGAAATTCGTATTATCGGTGGCCGCTGGCGCAGCCGGCGGTTACCGGTGCTGGTCAGCGACGGCTTGCGGCCGACGCCCGACCGCGTACGCGAGACGCTGTTCAACTGGCTGACGCCTTACGTGCCGGGCGCGCGCTGCTTGGATCTGTTCGCCGGTACCGGCGCCTTGTGCCTCGAGGCGTTGTCACGCGGCGCGGCAAACGTGGTCATGGTCGAGCACTCGCCGGAAGCAGCACGGCAGCTGCGGGCGAACGTCGAACGGTTGCCGGCGACCGATGCGACAGTGGTGGCATTGGACGCGCTCGAATATCTTGCCGGATCACCTACGGTTTTCGATATCGTTTTTCTCGATCCACCGTTTGCCGTCGCCGAATCGATGCTCAAGAGTTGTAGCGTACGGCTCGTGCAAGGCTGGATGAAGCCGGGTGGGTTAGTCTACGTTGAAGCGCCGGCTGAGCTGGCGTTGCCGCTGCCCACCGAATGGGAACCGATCAAAAGTAAGGTTGCCGGTCAGGTGGGTTATCATTTGCTGCGCCTTCCGAGCAGTTATACTTGA
- the ftsX gene encoding cell division protein FtsX, which translates to MQRFNIYLRQHSRVLRETFMQLLRAPVAGLLTVAVIGITLALPTGLYLAIDNLQRLSTGWDTGGQISLFLKLDTSEAAAERLADRVRRMRGVARVEYLSRAQALAEFKRLSGFGEALNALDQNPLPAVLIVHPGSAASKPEALQALLNDLRQHDIVDSAQLDLEWVRRLRLILTLAERAVLIIAGLLGLAVLLTIGNTIRLAVLNRRDEIEVMKLLGGTNGFIRRPFLYAGVLQGLLGAATAWAILTVTLMFLAEPLAELGALYGSDFRVHGLGFTASALLLGIGALLGWIGSRLAVGRHLRAIEPT; encoded by the coding sequence ATGCAGCGATTCAATATTTATTTACGCCAGCACTCCCGCGTACTGCGCGAAACGTTCATGCAGTTGTTGCGGGCGCCGGTCGCCGGCCTCTTAACCGTCGCCGTCATCGGCATTACGCTGGCGCTTCCGACCGGGCTTTATCTCGCCATCGATAATCTGCAACGCCTGAGCACCGGCTGGGATACCGGCGGACAGATCTCGCTGTTCTTGAAGCTCGATACCAGCGAAGCCGCCGCCGAGCGATTGGCCGATCGCGTACGCCGTATGCGCGGTGTGGCGCGAGTCGAATACTTATCGCGCGCGCAAGCGCTCGCCGAGTTCAAACGACTGTCCGGCTTCGGCGAAGCACTGAATGCGCTCGACCAAAATCCATTGCCGGCAGTACTGATCGTTCATCCAGGTAGCGCCGCCAGCAAGCCGGAAGCGCTACAGGCGCTGTTAAACGATCTCCGCCAACATGACATCGTCGACTCGGCACAGCTCGACCTGGAATGGGTCCGCCGCCTTCGCTTAATTCTTACCCTTGCCGAACGCGCGGTACTGATCATTGCCGGCCTGCTCGGTCTTGCGGTGTTGCTCACGATCGGCAATACCATTCGCCTGGCTGTGCTCAATCGCCGCGACGAAATCGAAGTCATGAAATTGCTGGGCGGAACCAACGGCTTTATCCGCCGCCCCTTCCTCTATGCCGGCGTCTTGCAGGGCCTGCTGGGTGCCGCTACCGCCTGGGCCATCTTGACCGTCACCCTGATGTTCTTGGCCGAGCCCCTGGCCGAGCTGGGAGCCCTCTACGGCAGCGATTTCCGTGTACATGGCCTCGGGTTCACTGCATCCGCCCTACTCCTCGGGATCGGCGCCCTGCTTGGCTGGATCGGCTCGCGGCTGGCCGTTGGTCGCCACCTCCGTGCCATTGAGCCGACGTAA
- a CDS encoding insulinase family protein produces MFHTLKKCTLVIAALLLTGCNDIHEITLPNGLRVIVKEDHRAPVVVSMVWYKVGSVDEPVSLTGISHALEHMMFKGTTHLKPNEFSRIIADNGGRENAFTYYDYTGYYQQLEKSRLPIAFELEADRMQNLTLDAGEFRKEIQVVMEERRLRTDDQPQAQVYEKFMATAYKAHPYGHPVIGWMADIEHLRIDDLRTWYKRWYVPNNATLIVVGDVKPAAVFDLAKKYFGPIPSRSLERTPISAEPPQQEPRRITVKIPAELPYLLTAFHVPVHSRQAPAEEAWEPYALDVLTGVLDGGQSARFETELVRATKVAAGIGTSYHAIARFPQMLSFSGTPSADHTVADLEQALKGQIERVQREPVSKEELERVKAQVIAGDVFERDSVFSQAYQIGELAMAGLDLDLLDKEVERLNAITPEQVMTVARKYLRENNQTTAVLDPLPLSEAPPRPRRGMLGGRHDIQ; encoded by the coding sequence ATGTTTCACACATTGAAAAAATGCACGCTCGTAATTGCAGCGTTGTTACTGACCGGTTGTAACGACATCCATGAAATTACGCTGCCGAACGGCTTGCGGGTGATCGTCAAAGAAGATCATCGCGCACCGGTGGTGGTGTCCATGGTTTGGTACAAAGTCGGCAGTGTCGACGAACCTGTGAGCCTAACCGGCATCTCGCATGCGCTCGAACACATGATGTTTAAGGGCACCACGCACCTCAAACCGAACGAATTCTCGCGCATCATCGCTGATAACGGCGGTCGCGAGAACGCATTTACTTATTACGATTACACCGGCTACTACCAGCAATTGGAAAAATCGCGGTTGCCGATCGCGTTCGAGCTCGAGGCCGATCGCATGCAAAACTTGACGCTTGACGCCGGCGAGTTCCGCAAGGAAATCCAAGTCGTAATGGAGGAACGCCGGCTCCGGACCGACGATCAGCCGCAGGCGCAGGTGTACGAAAAATTCATGGCGACGGCGTACAAAGCCCATCCCTACGGCCATCCGGTGATCGGCTGGATGGCCGATATAGAACATCTGCGCATCGATGACCTGCGTACGTGGTACAAACGTTGGTATGTCCCGAATAACGCGACGCTGATAGTGGTCGGCGATGTCAAACCGGCGGCGGTATTCGACCTCGCCAAGAAGTATTTCGGTCCGATCCCGTCGCGGTCGTTAGAGCGCACGCCGATCTCGGCCGAGCCGCCGCAGCAAGAGCCGCGCCGCATCACCGTCAAAATTCCGGCCGAGCTGCCGTATCTGCTGACCGCGTTCCATGTGCCCGTACATAGCCGGCAGGCGCCGGCTGAGGAAGCTTGGGAGCCGTACGCACTGGATGTGTTGACCGGGGTGCTGGATGGCGGACAGAGCGCACGTTTTGAGACCGAGCTGGTACGGGCGACCAAAGTCGCTGCCGGCATCGGCACCAGTTACCACGCGATCGCCCGTTTTCCGCAGATGCTGTCATTCAGCGGCACACCGTCGGCCGATCACACGGTTGCCGATCTCGAGCAGGCGCTGAAAGGGCAAATCGAACGCGTACAGCGGGAGCCGGTATCGAAGGAAGAGCTCGAGCGCGTCAAGGCACAGGTGATCGCCGGCGACGTATTCGAGCGCGATTCCGTCTTCAGTCAGGCCTATCAGATCGGCGAGCTGGCGATGGCTGGGCTCGATCTCGACTTGTTAGATAAAGAGGTTGAGCGATTGAACGCGATAACACCGGAGCAAGTCATGACGGTAGCACGTAAATATTTGCGCGAGAACAATCAGACGACGGCGGTGCTCGATCCGTTGCCCTTGAGTGAAGCGCCGCCGCGCCCGCGGCGTGGCATGTTGGGAGGACGTCATGATATTCAATAA
- a CDS encoding YgiQ family radical SAM protein, whose amino-acid sequence MQPARDLFSYRPYWAKRFGIAPFLPMSRAEMETLGWDSCDVILVTGDAYVDHPSFGMALVGRLLEAHGFRVGILSQPDWQSADPFKALGRPNICFGITAGNMDSMVNRYTADRKVRSDDAYTTGGAGGKRPDRSVIVYAQRAREAFSDVPVIIGGIESSLRRIAHYDYWSDKVRRSILIDAKADLLIYGNGERALIDVIHRLAAGEAIAAITDVRGTAFARKAVPDGWTELDSTRIDTPGPLNPPSNPYATEEEMREPSPAVTGNVKVVRFERKRPKVDSTHCVIRLPSYEQVAADPVLYAHASRVLHVEANPGNARALIQRHGDREVWLNPPPIPLTTEEMDRIYELSYQRRPHPSYGDAKIPAYEMIRFSITIQRGCFGGCTFCSITEHEGRIIQNRSEDSIIREIETVRDTVPGFTGVISDLGGPTANMYRIHCKSPEIESACRLPSCVYPGICSNLKTDHLPLIKLYRRAREVPGVKKVLIASGVRYDLAIESPAYVKELVTHHVGGYLKIAPEHTEQGPLSKMMKPGIGSFYRFKEMFDRYSQAAGKKQYLIPYFIAAHPGTTDEDMVSLALWLKKNGFRADQVQAFLPSPMASATAMYHSGKNPLRKVTRDSEGVFIAKGLKQRRLHKAFLRYHDPNNWPLLRDALRRMGRADLIGNSKQHLIPTWQPAGTGEQPEGARRRAGNFRTQHTGLPANPRPQARAKRKPR is encoded by the coding sequence ATGCAACCCGCTCGCGATCTCTTTTCTTATCGTCCCTATTGGGCCAAGCGTTTCGGCATCGCGCCGTTCTTGCCGATGTCGCGCGCAGAAATGGAGACGTTGGGTTGGGACTCATGCGATGTCATCCTCGTCACTGGCGACGCCTATGTCGATCATCCGAGCTTCGGCATGGCCTTGGTCGGCCGCTTGCTCGAAGCGCATGGCTTTCGCGTCGGTATTTTGAGCCAGCCGGATTGGCAGAGCGCCGATCCGTTCAAGGCGTTGGGTCGACCGAATATTTGCTTTGGCATTACCGCCGGCAATATGGACTCGATGGTCAATCGTTACACCGCCGACCGCAAGGTGCGTTCGGACGACGCCTATACGACCGGTGGTGCCGGCGGTAAGCGACCGGATCGCTCGGTCATCGTCTACGCGCAACGTGCACGCGAAGCGTTTAGCGATGTGCCGGTCATTATCGGCGGTATCGAATCGTCGTTGCGCCGTATCGCCCATTACGATTACTGGTCCGACAAAGTCCGTCGCTCGATTCTGATCGATGCGAAAGCCGATCTTTTAATTTACGGCAACGGCGAACGCGCGCTGATTGATGTGATCCACCGCCTTGCCGCCGGCGAAGCGATCGCCGCTATTACCGACGTGCGCGGCACAGCGTTCGCGCGCAAGGCAGTGCCCGACGGTTGGACCGAGCTCGACAGTACGCGTATCGATACACCGGGCCCGCTCAATCCGCCGAGCAATCCGTACGCGACCGAAGAAGAAATGCGTGAGCCATCGCCGGCGGTCACGGGCAATGTGAAAGTCGTGCGCTTCGAGCGTAAACGTCCGAAGGTCGACTCGACCCATTGCGTCATTCGCTTGCCGAGCTACGAGCAAGTCGCCGCCGATCCCGTGCTCTACGCGCACGCTTCGCGCGTGCTTCATGTCGAGGCGAATCCGGGCAATGCGCGCGCGTTGATCCAGCGTCACGGCGATCGCGAGGTCTGGCTCAATCCGCCGCCGATTCCGTTGACGACCGAAGAGATGGATCGCATCTACGAGCTGTCGTATCAACGCCGGCCGCATCCGTCGTACGGCGACGCCAAGATACCGGCGTACGAGATGATTCGCTTTTCGATCACGATTCAGCGCGGCTGTTTCGGTGGTTGTACCTTCTGTTCGATCACTGAGCACGAAGGCCGCATCATTCAGAACCGATCGGAAGATTCGATCATTCGTGAGATCGAAACCGTGCGCGACACCGTGCCCGGCTTCACCGGCGTCATCTCCGACCTCGGCGGGCCGACAGCGAACATGTATCGCATTCATTGTAAGAGTCCGGAGATCGAGTCGGCGTGTCGCTTACCGTCGTGTGTCTATCCCGGCATTTGCTCCAACCTTAAGACCGATCACTTACCTCTTATTAAGTTGTATCGGCGTGCGCGCGAAGTGCCGGGCGTGAAGAAGGTATTAATTGCCTCGGGTGTGCGTTACGACTTGGCGATCGAGTCGCCGGCGTATGTGAAAGAGCTGGTCACCCACCACGTCGGCGGTTACTTGAAGATTGCCCCGGAACACACCGAGCAGGGGCCGCTATCGAAGATGATGAAGCCCGGTATCGGCAGCTTTTACCGCTTCAAAGAGATGTTCGATCGCTACTCGCAGGCGGCGGGCAAGAAGCAATATCTCATTCCGTATTTCATTGCGGCCCATCCGGGCACGACCGACGAAGACATGGTGAGCTTGGCGCTCTGGCTCAAGAAAAACGGCTTTCGCGCCGACCAGGTCCAGGCGTTCTTGCCGTCGCCGATGGCGAGCGCGACCGCCATGTATCACAGTGGCAAGAACCCGCTGCGCAAAGTGACGCGCGATTCGGAAGGCGTGTTCATCGCTAAAGGGTTGAAGCAACGTCGGTTGCATAAGGCATTTCTGCGTTATCACGACCCGAACAATTGGCCGCTGCTGCGCGATGCTTTGCGACGCATGGGTCGCGCCGATTTAATCGGTAACAGCAAGCAACACCTCATTCCCACCTGGCAACCGGCCGGCACCGGCGAACAGCCGGAAGGTGCACGCCGCCGCGCCGGAAATTTCCGCACGCAACATACGGGTCTTCCCGCTAATCCTCGACCGCAGGCACGCGCTAAGCGTAAACCACGATAG
- the coaD gene encoding pantetheine-phosphate adenylyltransferase, translating into MKAIALYPGTFDPITNGHADLVRRGTRIFKEVIVAVAANPKKRPLFTLGERVALARAVLDDVPSVRVIGFDNLLIDLARAHDASVLLRGLRAVSDFEVEFQMAGMNRRLAPDIETIFMTPSEQETFISSSLVKEIAALGGDVSGFVDARVVAALKGKMS; encoded by the coding sequence ATGAAAGCTATCGCGCTTTACCCTGGCACTTTCGATCCCATTACCAATGGTCACGCCGATCTCGTGCGACGCGGTACGCGCATTTTCAAAGAAGTCATCGTCGCCGTCGCTGCCAATCCGAAGAAGCGACCGTTGTTTACGCTCGGTGAACGTGTCGCGCTGGCGCGCGCCGTGCTCGACGATGTGCCGAGCGTGCGCGTCATCGGTTTCGATAATCTGTTGATCGATCTCGCCCGCGCGCACGACGCGAGCGTACTGTTGCGGGGATTACGCGCCGTGTCGGACTTCGAGGTTGAGTTCCAGATGGCGGGTATGAACCGGCGGTTGGCGCCCGACATCGAAACCATTTTCATGACGCCATCCGAGCAGGAGACCTTTATTTCATCGTCACTGGTCAAGGAAATTGCCGCCTTGGGCGGAGATGTCTCGGGTTTCGTGGATGCGCGTGTGGTCGCTGCTCTTAAGGGCAAGATGAGTTAG